In one Niveibacterium umoris genomic region, the following are encoded:
- a CDS encoding 3-hydroxyacyl-CoA dehydrogenase NAD-binding domain-containing protein codes for MQGFKHWQLQRDADGLAWATLDAADGSANTLGREVMEELGGLLDQLDREPPKGLVIRSGKAAGFIAGANIEEFTKIATVDDAKVLVKRGWDLFNRLAAVKYPTLALVRGHCMGGGLELALACRYRVAVDEPGTKMALPEVMLGIVPGWGGMLRLPEVVGPAAAMDMMLTGKNIDAKRARKMGLADECVPPRVMENTARMVVLSARPRRELPFMQKLMLGPLKGIVANGAKKQVAKRARPEHYPAPYAIIDIWSKFGGNALAVPANDPASLESVFGSATAKNLIRVFFLQDRLKAFGKDSDFAPKHVHVIGAGVMGGDIAAVCAAKGMTVTLQDQSVERIAPAIKRAAEFYAKRYRGDKKQVRFALDRLIADPQGAGVAQADVIIEAIFENLEVKQKVFADVEARAKPDAVIATNTSSLKLEDIAATFRNPSRLVGIHFFNPVPKMPLVEVVTAENSDADAAKKAAAFVRKIDKLPLPVKSAPGFLVNAVLGPYLLEAMRCVDEGIAPEAVDAAALAFGMPMGPIELADTVGLDIAMAAGKGLTGAAEPPKKLAELMAAGNLGKKSGKGFYTWVNGKPQKSQASAPSGLADRLVKPLLDATQRCVNQGVVGDADLADAGVIFGTGFAPFRGGPMNYLKNKAA; via the coding sequence ATGCAGGGGTTCAAGCACTGGCAACTTCAACGCGACGCCGACGGACTGGCCTGGGCTACGCTCGACGCCGCCGACGGCTCGGCCAACACACTGGGTCGCGAAGTGATGGAAGAGCTGGGGGGCCTGCTTGATCAGCTCGACCGCGAACCGCCCAAGGGGCTGGTGATCCGCTCGGGCAAGGCCGCCGGCTTCATTGCCGGCGCCAACATCGAAGAGTTCACCAAGATCGCGACCGTTGACGACGCCAAGGTGCTGGTCAAGCGCGGCTGGGATCTGTTCAATCGCCTCGCTGCAGTCAAGTACCCGACCTTGGCACTGGTGCGCGGTCACTGCATGGGCGGCGGCCTTGAACTTGCGCTGGCGTGCCGCTATCGCGTGGCGGTGGATGAGCCGGGGACCAAGATGGCGTTGCCGGAGGTCATGCTCGGCATCGTACCGGGCTGGGGCGGCATGCTCCGCCTGCCCGAAGTCGTCGGCCCGGCTGCTGCGATGGACATGATGCTGACCGGCAAGAACATCGATGCCAAGCGCGCCAGGAAGATGGGGCTGGCTGATGAATGCGTGCCGCCACGGGTGATGGAAAACACCGCGCGCATGGTGGTTCTGTCTGCCCGCCCGCGCCGCGAACTGCCCTTCATGCAGAAGCTGATGTTGGGCCCGCTCAAGGGCATCGTCGCCAATGGCGCGAAGAAGCAGGTGGCCAAGCGTGCGCGACCGGAGCACTACCCCGCGCCTTACGCGATCATCGACATCTGGTCGAAGTTCGGTGGCAACGCACTGGCCGTGCCGGCCAATGATCCGGCCTCGCTGGAGTCGGTGTTTGGCTCCGCGACGGCGAAGAACCTGATCCGCGTCTTCTTCCTGCAGGACCGCCTGAAGGCCTTCGGCAAGGATTCCGATTTCGCGCCCAAGCATGTGCATGTGATCGGCGCTGGCGTGATGGGCGGCGACATTGCGGCGGTCTGCGCGGCCAAGGGCATGACGGTGACGCTGCAGGACCAGTCGGTGGAGCGCATCGCGCCGGCAATCAAGCGTGCCGCCGAGTTCTACGCCAAACGTTACCGCGGTGACAAGAAGCAGGTGCGCTTCGCGCTCGACCGCCTGATCGCCGATCCGCAGGGCGCCGGTGTGGCGCAGGCCGACGTGATCATCGAGGCGATCTTCGAGAATCTCGAGGTCAAGCAGAAGGTGTTCGCCGACGTCGAAGCACGCGCCAAACCCGACGCGGTGATCGCCACCAACACCTCGTCGCTGAAGCTCGAAGACATTGCCGCGACGTTCAGGAACCCGTCGCGCCTGGTGGGTATCCACTTCTTCAACCCGGTGCCGAAGATGCCTTTGGTAGAAGTCGTCACCGCCGAGAACTCCGATGCCGACGCTGCGAAGAAGGCCGCTGCCTTCGTGCGCAAGATCGACAAACTGCCGCTGCCGGTGAAGAGCGCCCCGGGCTTCCTCGTCAATGCCGTGCTTGGCCCGTACCTGCTGGAGGCGATGCGTTGCGTGGACGAGGGCATTGCGCCGGAAGCGGTCGATGCGGCCGCACTCGCCTTTGGCATGCCGATGGGACCGATCGAACTGGCCGACACGGTGGGCCTGGATATCGCGATGGCGGCGGGCAAGGGCTTGACTGGTGCGGCCGAGCCGCCGAAGAAACTCGCCGAACTGATGGCCGCTGGCAACCTCGGCAAGAAGTCTGGCAAGGGTTTCTATACCTGGGTGAATGGCAAGCCGCAGAAGTCTCAGGCCAGCGCACCAAGCGGGCTTGCCGATCGCCTGGTGAAGCCATTGCTTGATGCGACGCAGCGCTGCGTCAATCAGGGGGTTGTCGGCGACGCTGATCTGGCCGATGCTGGCGTGATCTTTGGAACCGGCTTTGCACCGTTCCGCGGGGGGCCGATGAACTACCTGAAGAACAAGGCAGCCTGA
- a CDS encoding 3-hydroxyacyl-CoA dehydrogenase NAD-binding domain-containing protein, whose protein sequence is MSNFIIRKVAVLGAGVMGAQIAAHCANAEVPVVLFDLPAKEGDPNGIVKRALDGLKKLEPSPLATADRVQYIEAANYDQHIAKLAECDLIIEAIAERMEWKLDLYAKVAPHIRPDAIFATNTSGLSINKLAEGCPDSLRPRFCGVHFFNPPRYMSLVELIPCKGTDAPLLDNLEAFLTTTLGKSVVRAIDTPNFVANRVGVFSILAVMHHTQRMGLGFDEVDALTGPLIGRPKSATYRTADVVGLDTMAHVIKTMTDNLPNDPWAQYYAAPQWLQALIAKGALGQKTKAGIFRKQGKQIQVLDLAAQDYRDSTGKPADEVVAILKNRNPAEKFAQLRASAHPQAQFLWAIFRDIFHYVAVHLETIANNARDIDFAMRWGFGWQQGPFETWQAAGWKAIADAIAADIAEGKAMASAPLPAWVFEREGVHEAAGSYSSSAKAIQGRSMLPVYSRQLFPERVFGEAEERGTTIWESEGVRMWTTGDEDGKRVPVLSFKSKMCAVGADVLDGVQEAIKRAERDYDGLVIWQPKPPFSVGANLQQIKPVLEAGDFATLEQVVANFQATSMAIKYAKVPVITAVAGMALGGGCEFVMHSPRAVVALESYIGLVEAGVGLIPAGGGCKEFAIRAAQATARTATNDLMLILQPVFMAIAMANVSKSAKNAKELGLLKQDDVVVFNANEILHVARKNALAMYESAWRPALSPAGIPVAGRNGIATLEMMLVNMVEGGMISPHDYKVARSAAVALCGGEIESGSLVSEKWLLDVERAQFVDLLKTEKTQQRIAHMLETGKPLRN, encoded by the coding sequence GTGAGTAACTTCATCATCCGCAAGGTTGCGGTGCTCGGCGCGGGGGTCATGGGGGCGCAGATCGCGGCGCACTGTGCAAACGCCGAAGTACCCGTCGTCCTGTTTGATCTTCCGGCCAAGGAAGGCGACCCCAACGGCATCGTCAAGCGCGCGCTCGACGGGCTCAAGAAGCTCGAACCGAGCCCGCTCGCCACCGCCGACCGCGTGCAGTACATCGAAGCGGCCAACTACGACCAGCACATCGCCAAGCTCGCCGAGTGCGACCTCATCATCGAAGCCATCGCCGAGCGCATGGAGTGGAAGCTGGACCTGTACGCCAAGGTCGCACCGCACATCCGCCCCGACGCGATCTTCGCCACCAACACCTCGGGCCTGTCGATCAACAAGCTCGCCGAGGGTTGCCCGGATTCGCTGCGCCCGCGCTTCTGCGGCGTGCACTTCTTCAACCCGCCGCGCTACATGTCGCTGGTGGAGTTGATCCCCTGCAAGGGCACCGACGCCCCGCTGCTGGACAACCTCGAAGCCTTCCTCACGACCACCCTGGGCAAGAGCGTCGTTCGCGCGATCGATACGCCGAACTTCGTCGCCAACCGCGTGGGCGTGTTCTCGATCCTCGCCGTCATGCACCACACGCAGCGCATGGGTCTGGGCTTTGACGAGGTCGATGCGCTGACCGGCCCGCTGATCGGTCGCCCGAAGTCCGCCACCTACCGCACGGCCGACGTCGTGGGTCTGGACACCATGGCGCACGTCATCAAGACGATGACCGACAACCTGCCGAACGACCCCTGGGCGCAGTACTACGCCGCGCCGCAGTGGCTGCAGGCGCTGATCGCCAAGGGCGCGCTGGGCCAGAAGACCAAGGCGGGCATCTTCCGCAAGCAGGGCAAGCAGATCCAGGTGCTGGATCTGGCCGCGCAGGATTATCGTGACTCGACCGGCAAGCCGGCCGACGAAGTGGTCGCGATCCTGAAGAACCGGAACCCGGCCGAGAAGTTCGCGCAGCTGCGTGCCTCGGCGCACCCGCAGGCGCAGTTCCTGTGGGCGATCTTCCGCGACATCTTCCACTACGTCGCGGTGCATCTGGAAACCATCGCCAACAACGCGCGCGACATCGACTTCGCGATGCGCTGGGGCTTCGGCTGGCAGCAAGGCCCTTTCGAGACCTGGCAGGCCGCGGGCTGGAAGGCGATCGCCGACGCCATCGCTGCCGACATCGCCGAAGGCAAGGCCATGGCCAGCGCGCCGCTGCCGGCCTGGGTGTTCGAACGCGAAGGCGTGCATGAAGCCGCCGGCTCGTATTCCTCGTCTGCCAAGGCGATCCAGGGCCGCTCCATGCTGCCGGTGTACAGCCGCCAGCTCTTCCCCGAGCGCGTCTTCGGTGAGGCCGAAGAGCGCGGCACGACGATCTGGGAATCGGAAGGCGTGCGCATGTGGACCACGGGTGACGAGGACGGCAAGCGCGTCCCCGTCCTTTCGTTCAAGTCCAAGATGTGCGCGGTTGGTGCTGACGTGCTCGACGGCGTGCAGGAAGCGATCAAGCGCGCCGAGCGCGACTACGACGGCCTCGTGATCTGGCAACCCAAGCCCCCGTTCTCGGTGGGTGCCAACCTGCAGCAGATCAAGCCGGTGCTCGAAGCGGGCGACTTCGCCACGCTCGAACAGGTGGTCGCCAACTTCCAGGCCACCTCCATGGCGATCAAGTACGCCAAGGTGCCTGTGATCACCGCGGTGGCCGGCATGGCGCTGGGCGGTGGCTGCGAGTTCGTGATGCACTCGCCGCGTGCCGTGGTGGCGCTGGAGAGCTACATCGGCCTCGTCGAAGCTGGTGTCGGCCTGATCCCGGCTGGCGGCGGCTGCAAGGAGTTCGCGATCCGCGCCGCGCAAGCGACCGCTCGCACTGCGACCAACGACCTGATGCTGATCCTGCAGCCGGTGTTCATGGCGATTGCGATGGCCAATGTCAGCAAGAGCGCGAAGAACGCGAAGGAGCTGGGCCTGTTGAAGCAGGACGATGTGGTGGTGTTCAACGCCAACGAAATCCTGCATGTGGCGCGCAAGAACGCGCTGGCGATGTACGAATCGGCATGGCGCCCGGCGCTGTCGCCGGCCGGCATTCCGGTCGCCGGCCGCAACGGCATCGCCACGCTCGAGATGATGCTGGTGAACATGGTCGAGGGCGGCATGATCAGCCCGCACGACTACAAGGTCGCCCGCTCGGCCGCTGTCGCCCTGTGCGGTGGCGAGATCGAGTCCGGCTCGCTGGTCTCCGAAAAGTGGCTGCTCGACGTCGAGCGCGCCCAGTTCGTCGACCTGCTCAAGACCGAGAAGACCCAGCAGCGCATCGCGCACATGCTCGAAACCGGCAAGCCGCTCCGTAACTGA
- a CDS encoding DegV family protein yields the protein MKIGLVVDSTCDLPRSFFEEEGIELMPITLRIGDQTFEDRRDEAQTIEFHSANKDQKTETFAESTPYSSEQIESLFLDKLVREYDHVFCLTVTQSRSYIYENAMKASFGIIAKYRQVRKDAGIDGRFALAVINSRNIFTGQAVLAAEVIRMIKADASPSSIDSRIRELVPHTYCYMVPPDLFHIYKRASKRGDKSINWASFMLGSMLDIKPILRGHLDETGPVAKLRHFDTAVETMFANATRAVKAGLLAPTVCIGYGGNPDAVQHMPGYPALKDAADKAGVTIHIAPMSISGGVHTGPGCVTVAFVSDKHQFEEKI from the coding sequence ATGAAGATTGGATTGGTGGTCGATTCGACCTGCGATTTGCCGCGTTCGTTCTTTGAAGAGGAAGGCATCGAACTGATGCCAATCACGCTGCGCATTGGTGATCAGACCTTCGAAGACCGTCGTGACGAAGCGCAGACGATCGAATTCCACTCGGCAAACAAGGATCAGAAGACCGAGACCTTTGCCGAGTCCACGCCGTATTCGAGCGAACAGATCGAGAGCCTGTTCCTCGACAAGCTGGTGCGTGAGTACGACCACGTCTTCTGCCTGACGGTGACGCAGTCGCGCAGCTACATCTACGAGAACGCGATGAAGGCCTCGTTCGGCATCATCGCGAAGTACCGGCAGGTGCGCAAAGACGCCGGCATCGATGGCCGTTTCGCGCTCGCGGTGATCAACAGCCGCAACATCTTCACCGGTCAGGCCGTGCTCGCGGCGGAAGTGATCCGCATGATCAAGGCCGACGCATCGCCGTCGTCGATCGATTCGCGGATTCGCGAGCTGGTGCCGCACACCTATTGCTACATGGTGCCGCCGGACCTGTTCCACATTTACAAGCGTGCGTCGAAACGCGGCGACAAGAGCATCAACTGGGCGAGCTTCATGCTCGGCTCGATGCTCGACATCAAGCCGATCCTGCGCGGCCATCTCGACGAGACCGGCCCGGTCGCGAAGCTGCGCCATTTCGATACCGCGGTCGAGACCATGTTCGCCAACGCGACGCGTGCGGTGAAAGCGGGCTTGCTGGCGCCCACCGTGTGTATCGGATACGGCGGCAACCCGGACGCGGTGCAGCACATGCCCGGTTACCCGGCGCTCAAAGACGCGGCGGACAAGGCTGGGGTGACGATCCACATCGCGCCGATGAGCATTTCCGGCGGCGTGCATACCGGCCCCGGCTGCGTGACGGTGGCCTTCGTGTCGGACAAACATCAGTTCGAAGAGAAGATATGA
- a CDS encoding acetyl-CoA C-acyltransferase, with amino-acid sequence MTRQIQDVYIVAATRTPVAKRRGAFKNVRPDDMLAHVLSAVVKQVPAFDLNEIGDVVVGCAMPEAEQGMNVARIGTLLAGFPNTVPAITINRFCSSGVNAVADAAMKIMIGECDIAIGAGTESMTVMPQMMGNKVSINPVAFASTDENRAIAFGMGLTAEKVAQKYGVSRDDQDAFAVASHQKACAAIAAGKFKDEITPYLVREHLPDFKSGAIKVVERLFENDEGPRPDSSLEGLAKLKTVFAARGSVTAGNSSQMSDGAGAVLLMSEAAVKRTGAKPIARFRGFSVAGVPPEIMGIGPIAAIPKVLKHAGAAQGDVDWWELNEAFAAQALAVIRDLGIDPGKVNPLGGAIALGHPLGATGAIRVATLMSAMKRGEAKLGMVTMCIGTGMGAAGLFEAV; translated from the coding sequence ATGACCCGTCAGATTCAGGACGTTTACATCGTTGCCGCCACCCGTACGCCGGTGGCCAAGCGCCGCGGCGCCTTCAAGAACGTGCGCCCCGACGACATGCTGGCCCATGTGCTGTCCGCTGTCGTGAAGCAGGTCCCCGCCTTCGATCTCAACGAGATCGGCGACGTGGTGGTCGGCTGCGCGATGCCGGAAGCCGAGCAGGGCATGAACGTGGCCCGCATCGGCACGCTGCTCGCCGGCTTCCCCAACACCGTGCCCGCCATCACCATCAACCGCTTCTGTTCCTCCGGCGTCAATGCCGTGGCGGATGCGGCGATGAAGATCATGATCGGCGAATGCGACATCGCCATCGGTGCCGGCACCGAATCGATGACCGTGATGCCGCAGATGATGGGCAACAAGGTCTCGATCAACCCGGTGGCCTTCGCCAGCACCGACGAGAACCGCGCCATCGCATTCGGCATGGGCCTCACCGCCGAGAAGGTGGCGCAGAAATACGGCGTGTCGCGCGATGACCAGGACGCTTTTGCCGTGGCCTCGCACCAGAAGGCCTGCGCCGCGATCGCCGCCGGCAAGTTCAAGGACGAGATCACGCCCTACCTAGTGCGTGAGCATCTGCCGGACTTCAAGAGCGGCGCCATCAAGGTCGTCGAGCGCCTGTTCGAGAACGACGAAGGTCCGCGCCCGGATTCCTCGCTCGAAGGCCTCGCCAAGCTCAAGACCGTGTTTGCCGCGCGCGGCTCGGTCACCGCCGGCAACAGTTCGCAGATGTCGGACGGCGCCGGTGCGGTGCTGCTGATGTCCGAAGCCGCCGTGAAGCGCACCGGCGCCAAGCCGATCGCGCGCTTCCGCGGTTTTTCGGTCGCCGGCGTGCCGCCGGAAATCATGGGCATCGGCCCGATCGCTGCGATCCCGAAGGTGCTCAAGCACGCTGGCGCGGCGCAGGGTGATGTCGACTGGTGGGAACTCAACGAAGCCTTCGCCGCACAGGCGCTGGCGGTGATCCGCGACCTGGGCATCGACCCGGGCAAGGTGAACCCGCTCGGCGGCGCCATCGCGCTGGGTCACCCGCTCGGTGCCACCGGCGCGATCCGCGTCGCGACGCTGATGTCGGCGATGAAGCGCGGTGAGGCCAAGCTCGGCATGGTGACGATGTGCATCGGCACCGGCATGGGCGCGGCGGGGTTGTTCGAAGCCGTCTGA
- a CDS encoding acyl-CoA thioesterase — MGDDFSPLASDVQPALRIIPMPKDVNWNGDVFGGWLMSHVDLAGSVPAVKRARGRVATVAVNSFIFKQPVSVGDLLSFYADVVKVGRTSITVDVHVFAERNPKHPEVVKVTEAQLTYVAIDSQGNKREIPAESP, encoded by the coding sequence ATGGGGGACGATTTCTCGCCACTCGCATCCGACGTGCAGCCTGCGCTGCGCATCATCCCCATGCCGAAGGACGTCAACTGGAATGGCGACGTCTTCGGCGGCTGGCTGATGTCGCACGTTGACTTGGCCGGCTCTGTGCCGGCAGTCAAGCGCGCCCGCGGCCGTGTCGCGACCGTTGCGGTGAACTCTTTCATCTTCAAGCAACCTGTGAGTGTCGGCGACCTGCTCAGCTTCTATGCTGATGTTGTGAAGGTGGGCCGCACGTCGATTACCGTTGACGTGCATGTATTTGCGGAGCGCAATCCCAAGCATCCGGAAGTGGTCAAGGTCACCGAGGCGCAACTGACCTACGTAGCAATTGATAGTCAGGGCAACAAGCGGGAGATCCCTGCCGAATCGCCCTGA
- a CDS encoding acetyl-CoA C-acetyltransferase gives MKQAIYIVDGARTPFLKSRNVPGPFAAADLATAAGAALLARQPFRPDQLDEVILGCASPSPDEVNIGRVVALRMGCGLGVPGWTVMRNCASGMQAIDSGINNILAGRSQLVLAGGVDALSRAPLLFSDAMVRWLSGWYQTKSVGQKLAALRQFKLGYLAPVIGLMKGLTDPIVGQLMGQTAENIAFKFGINRRKMDEFAARSHQRVSAAQKASHFTQEIVPLIDEKGNVYAEDDGVRHDSTADGLAKLKPFFDKKYGYVTAGNSSQITDGAAWLILASEEAVQKYGLKPIGKIVDTQWAGLAPDQMGLGPVHASTPILQRNGLGLGDIDTWEINEAFAAQVLACIEAWKDAAYCKEHLGLDAPLGALDENKLNVDGGAVALGHPVGASGARIVLHALHQLRRTGGKRAMATICIGGGQGGAVLVETV, from the coding sequence ATGAAGCAAGCGATCTACATCGTCGACGGCGCACGTACGCCGTTCCTGAAGTCGCGCAACGTGCCCGGCCCGTTTGCGGCAGCCGATCTCGCCACCGCCGCGGGGGCGGCGCTGCTGGCGCGCCAACCATTCCGGCCGGATCAGCTCGATGAGGTGATCCTGGGATGCGCCTCGCCTTCGCCGGATGAGGTGAATATCGGTCGCGTCGTCGCGCTGCGCATGGGGTGCGGCCTTGGCGTGCCGGGCTGGACGGTGATGCGCAACTGCGCCTCCGGCATGCAGGCGATCGATTCGGGCATCAACAACATCCTCGCTGGCCGCTCGCAACTGGTGCTGGCCGGCGGCGTCGATGCGCTTTCGCGCGCGCCGCTGCTGTTTTCGGATGCGATGGTGCGCTGGCTGTCGGGCTGGTACCAGACCAAGAGCGTCGGCCAGAAGCTGGCGGCGCTGCGTCAGTTCAAGCTGGGCTACCTGGCACCGGTGATCGGTCTGATGAAGGGGCTCACCGATCCGATCGTTGGCCAGTTGATGGGTCAGACCGCCGAGAACATCGCTTTCAAGTTCGGCATCAACCGCCGCAAGATGGATGAATTCGCGGCGCGCAGCCACCAGCGTGTTTCGGCGGCCCAGAAGGCCAGCCACTTCACGCAGGAGATCGTCCCGCTGATCGACGAGAAGGGCAATGTGTATGCGGAAGACGATGGTGTGCGCCACGACTCGACCGCAGACGGCCTCGCCAAACTCAAGCCCTTCTTCGACAAGAAGTACGGTTATGTGACCGCGGGCAACAGCTCGCAGATCACCGATGGCGCGGCCTGGTTGATCCTCGCCTCTGAAGAGGCGGTGCAAAAATATGGGCTGAAGCCGATCGGCAAGATCGTCGATACGCAATGGGCCGGCCTCGCGCCAGACCAGATGGGTCTTGGCCCGGTGCATGCGTCGACGCCGATCCTGCAGCGCAACGGGCTGGGGCTGGGCGACATCGATACCTGGGAAATCAACGAAGCCTTCGCCGCGCAGGTGCTGGCCTGCATCGAGGCCTGGAAGGACGCGGCCTACTGCAAGGAGCATCTTGGGCTCGATGCACCACTCGGTGCGCTCGATGAGAACAAACTCAATGTGGACGGTGGTGCGGTTGCGCTGGGGCATCCGGTCGGGGCCAGTGGTGCGCGCATCGTGCTGCATGCCCTGCATCAACTGCGCCGCACCGGTGGAAAACGTGCCATGGCAACCATCTGCATCGGCGGTGGTCAGGGTGGTGCGGTGCTGGTCGAGACTGTGTAA
- a CDS encoding OmpP1/FadL family transporter yields the protein MKKTQLAQLIAGIVGVTAATGAFASGFQLLEQSGQGVGNGFAGSAASGEDASTAFFNPAVMPFMDKRTQITFGLDMVKPTAKFVDEGSTAPRFISAGKLGGDGGDAGSWNAVPATHMTFGLNKDLSLGISLGAPFGLKTDYEDSWRGRFHADKSDLKMIALSPSIAYKFTDTFSASIGAVYQHFEAELTQAVNFGGVVCDVAGASLCPLLTGLGTLNDKEGFSQVKGKSDDWGYQLGFAFQPSPSTRIGLAYRSAVSHHLTGDVHITRPTFGIALIDTGLAQRASDGPVSVDVKIPDTFIVSAFQKLDDKWTLQGDISRTGWSSIKTLDIYRNDGSLLSSSYYNWRDTWRVAVGGSYQFDASWKFRAGVAYDQTPVQAEFRTPRLPDSNRTWVSFGANYRMSEAVSFDLGYSHLFMSSSSLNDASYHAEYNPGGINTTAPLNNGVLKGHYDGSVDIIGMQVNYAF from the coding sequence ATGAAGAAGACCCAATTGGCGCAGTTGATTGCCGGCATCGTTGGCGTGACTGCAGCGACGGGTGCATTCGCGAGCGGCTTCCAGTTGCTCGAACAAAGCGGGCAGGGCGTCGGCAACGGTTTTGCGGGTTCCGCCGCGTCCGGCGAAGATGCCAGCACTGCATTCTTCAATCCGGCAGTCATGCCGTTCATGGACAAGCGCACGCAAATCACCTTCGGCCTCGACATGGTCAAGCCGACCGCCAAGTTCGTCGACGAAGGCAGCACCGCGCCACGCTTCATCTCGGCGGGCAAGCTCGGTGGCGATGGGGGCGACGCCGGCAGCTGGAACGCCGTGCCGGCAACCCACATGACTTTCGGGCTTAACAAGGATCTCTCGCTCGGCATCAGCCTTGGGGCGCCTTTCGGCCTCAAGACCGATTACGAAGACAGCTGGCGTGGCCGCTTCCACGCCGACAAGTCCGATCTGAAAATGATCGCGCTGAGCCCGTCGATCGCCTACAAGTTCACCGACACCTTCTCCGCTTCGATCGGCGCGGTGTATCAGCACTTCGAAGCTGAACTCACGCAGGCGGTGAACTTTGGCGGCGTTGTGTGCGACGTGGCCGGTGCCTCGCTGTGCCCGCTGCTCACAGGTCTGGGCACCCTCAACGACAAGGAAGGCTTCTCGCAGGTCAAGGGCAAGTCCGATGACTGGGGCTACCAGCTTGGTTTTGCCTTCCAGCCTTCGCCGAGCACCCGCATCGGTTTGGCCTATCGTTCTGCGGTGAGCCACCACCTGACCGGCGATGTGCATATCACCCGCCCGACCTTCGGCATCGCCTTGATCGATACAGGGCTGGCGCAGCGTGCGTCTGATGGCCCGGTCAGCGTGGATGTGAAGATCCCGGATACGTTCATCGTGTCTGCGTTCCAGAAGCTCGACGACAAATGGACGCTGCAGGGCGACATCTCCCGGACCGGCTGGTCATCGATCAAGACGCTGGACATCTATCGCAACGATGGCAGCCTGTTGTCGAGCAGCTACTACAACTGGCGTGATACCTGGCGTGTTGCGGTCGGCGGCTCGTACCAGTTCGATGCGAGCTGGAAGTTCCGCGCTGGCGTGGCCTACGATCAGACCCCGGTGCAGGCGGAATTCCGTACGCCACGTCTGCCTGACAGCAACCGGACGTGGGTGTCTTTCGGCGCCAACTACCGCATGTCGGAAGCGGTGTCGTTCGATCTGGGCTACAGCCACCTGTTCATGAGTTCGTCCTCATTGAACGACGCGAGCTATCACGCCGAGTACAACCCGGGCGGCATCAACACCACCGCGCCGCTGAACAACGGCGTGCTGAAGGGCCATTACGACGGCTCGGTCGATATCATCGGCATGCAGGTCAACTACGCGTTCTGA